One genomic region from Cellulomonas fengjieae encodes:
- the rpmA gene encoding 50S ribosomal protein L27 encodes MAHKKGASSSRNGRDSNAQRLGVKRFGGQVVKAGEIIVRQRGTHFHPGVNVGRGGDDTLFALAPGAVTFGTRRGRKVIDIVAAAQV; translated from the coding sequence ATGGCACACAAGAAGGGCGCGAGCTCCTCGCGCAACGGTCGCGACTCGAACGCCCAGCGCCTGGGCGTCAAGCGCTTCGGTGGCCAGGTCGTCAAGGCCGGCGAGATCATCGTCCGCCAGCGCGGCACGCACTTCCACCCCGGCGTCAACGTCGGCCGTGGCGGCGACGACACGCTGTTCGCCCTCGCCCCCGGCGCCGTGACCTTCGGGACGCGCCGTGGCCGCAAGGTCATCGACATCGTGGCGGCAGCGCAGGTCTGA
- the rplU gene encoding 50S ribosomal protein L21, giving the protein MVYAIVKAGGRQEKVAVGDVVVVDRLAAQTGSTIELTALLLVDGESVTTDAKALAKVKVTAEVVRDEKGPKIDILKYKNKTGYRVRKGHRQKLTRLKVTGIS; this is encoded by the coding sequence GTGGTGTACGCGATCGTGAAGGCTGGCGGCCGCCAGGAGAAGGTCGCGGTGGGCGACGTCGTCGTCGTCGACCGCCTCGCCGCGCAGACCGGGTCGACCATCGAGCTGACCGCTCTGCTGCTCGTCGACGGGGAGAGCGTCACCACCGATGCCAAGGCCCTGGCCAAGGTCAAGGTGACGGCGGAGGTCGTGCGGGACGAGAAGGGTCCCAAGATCGACATCCTCAAGTACAAGAACAAGACCGGCTACCGCGTGCGCAAGGGTCACCGCCAGAAGCTGACCCGCCTCAAGGTCACCGGCATCTCCTGA
- a CDS encoding Rne/Rng family ribonuclease yields the protein MTDDNTSTADTTAAGEAPAAPPRRRRATRVTAAPSTDAPLESVVTVPSPAEQPVPVEQQAPAEQPVAEAPAAPVKKSRRVTRTVVPVAADQAPAAPVAPADEPAAQQQPVAEPAAEEPAAEAPVAPKKKSRRVTRTVVPVAADEAAAAQEPVAAQPAAEQPAAQQPAADEPATTAPRRRRSGTRAAAAPQAPAPTPEVEVEVEEAAEPTPALDVLAELAATVTPTEPSTTTSSTSTGRRFATTALLFQAPDPAAARPRRRRAQASTGSPEEISEAARRAEQEAAEAEARGSDEVAEVVEEAAPSARGRRRGRRGRGAETAPAEDLVVEEDAEPTAQAPADESVDDQVESDEDDSEQAEDDTAGGGPRRRRRRGGRGRRSRPDSADSDDADESDEDTDEGAESDTEPDADADDSTGEGDSSSRRRRRRRRGSSRGDSGDQGEARPARTRAPSDEVTALRGSTRLEAKRQRRRDGRDAGRRRQIITESEFLARRESVDRAMIVREKNNRTQIAVLEDGVLVEHYVSNQAQASTVGNVYLGRVQNVLPSMEAAFVDVGKGRNAVLYAGEVNWDAAGLEGGSARRIEQALKSGDPVLVQVTKDPIGHKGARLTSQVTLAGRYLVYVPGGGMTGISRKLPDTERNRLKKILREIVPDSAGVIVRTAAEGASEDELRADIARLQGQWAAIEKKSKSASAPALLQGEPDMAIRVVRDIFNDDFSSLVVAGAEAWSTISSYIDELAPDLAQKVSRWESDADVFAAHRIDEQLAKGMDRKVWLPSGGSLVIDRTEAMTVVDVNTGKFTGSGGTLEETVTRNNLEAAEEIVRQLRLRDIGGIIVIDFIDMVLESNRDLVLRRLVECLGRDRTKHQVAEVTSLGLVQMTRKRVGQGLVEAFSETCEHCHGRGFIVHEDPIEKNNQRPDAGAPQQPVASEGDAKRSRRKRGGAKETVAHVLHAGVPVLPEAREAVKATLATIAAAAAHAHDHDPQVPAAPEVDGDAAAEETKAPGLDVLAELSAGRAQAEPDAGGGAATPSDELELTAVPADVFEADDVDEVDDDSDASWVGGADRTQD from the coding sequence GTGACCGACGACAACACCTCCACCGCTGACACGACGGCTGCCGGGGAGGCGCCCGCCGCGCCGCCGCGCCGCCGCCGCGCCACTCGCGTGACCGCAGCCCCCAGCACCGACGCACCGCTCGAGAGCGTCGTGACCGTCCCGTCGCCGGCCGAGCAGCCGGTACCCGTCGAGCAGCAGGCACCGGCGGAGCAACCGGTCGCCGAGGCGCCGGCCGCCCCGGTCAAGAAGTCGCGCCGCGTGACCCGCACCGTGGTGCCGGTCGCCGCCGACCAGGCGCCGGCCGCTCCGGTGGCTCCCGCGGACGAGCCGGCCGCGCAGCAGCAGCCGGTTGCGGAGCCGGCCGCCGAGGAGCCCGCCGCCGAGGCGCCGGTCGCGCCGAAGAAGAAGTCGCGCCGCGTCACGCGGACCGTGGTCCCGGTGGCGGCCGACGAGGCCGCCGCGGCCCAGGAGCCCGTGGCAGCGCAGCCCGCTGCCGAGCAGCCGGCCGCCCAGCAGCCCGCCGCCGACGAGCCCGCGACGACCGCACCTCGTCGCCGCCGCTCCGGCACCCGCGCTGCCGCGGCGCCGCAGGCCCCCGCGCCGACGCCGGAGGTCGAGGTCGAGGTCGAGGAGGCCGCCGAGCCCACCCCCGCCCTCGACGTGCTGGCCGAGCTGGCTGCGACCGTCACGCCGACCGAGCCGTCGACGACCACGAGCTCGACCTCGACCGGCCGCCGCTTCGCGACCACCGCGCTGCTCTTCCAGGCACCGGACCCCGCCGCGGCGCGCCCGCGCCGGCGTCGTGCCCAGGCGAGCACGGGTTCCCCCGAGGAGATCTCCGAGGCCGCCCGCCGCGCCGAGCAGGAGGCCGCCGAGGCCGAGGCGCGCGGGTCGGACGAGGTGGCCGAGGTCGTCGAGGAAGCCGCACCCTCGGCGCGAGGCCGCCGTCGCGGCCGTCGCGGCCGCGGGGCGGAGACCGCCCCGGCCGAGGACCTCGTGGTCGAGGAGGACGCCGAGCCGACCGCGCAGGCTCCTGCGGACGAGAGCGTCGACGACCAGGTCGAGAGCGACGAGGACGACAGCGAGCAGGCCGAGGACGACACCGCCGGTGGCGGCCCGCGCCGGCGCCGTCGCCGCGGCGGCAGGGGCCGGCGCAGCCGTCCCGACAGCGCCGACTCCGACGACGCCGACGAGTCGGACGAGGACACCGACGAGGGCGCCGAGTCCGACACGGAGCCCGACGCCGACGCCGACGACTCGACGGGGGAGGGCGACAGCTCGAGCCGTCGCCGTCGCCGTCGTCGTCGCGGGTCGTCCCGGGGTGACTCCGGCGACCAGGGCGAGGCACGCCCGGCCCGTACGCGGGCGCCGAGCGACGAGGTCACCGCGCTGCGCGGCTCCACGCGGCTGGAGGCCAAGCGCCAGCGCCGCCGGGACGGCCGCGACGCCGGACGGCGTCGCCAGATCATCACCGAGTCGGAGTTCCTGGCCCGCCGCGAGTCGGTCGACCGCGCGATGATCGTGCGCGAGAAGAACAACCGGACGCAGATCGCCGTCCTCGAGGACGGCGTCCTGGTCGAGCACTACGTGTCCAACCAGGCGCAGGCGTCGACCGTGGGCAACGTCTACCTGGGCCGGGTGCAGAACGTGCTGCCCAGCATGGAGGCAGCGTTCGTCGACGTCGGCAAGGGCCGCAACGCGGTGCTCTACGCCGGTGAGGTCAACTGGGACGCGGCAGGCCTCGAAGGCGGTTCGGCGCGTCGCATCGAGCAGGCGCTCAAGTCCGGCGACCCGGTCCTGGTGCAGGTCACCAAGGACCCGATCGGCCACAAGGGTGCGCGCCTGACCTCGCAGGTCACGCTCGCGGGTCGGTACCTGGTCTACGTGCCGGGCGGCGGCATGACCGGCATCAGCCGCAAGCTGCCCGACACCGAGCGCAACCGCCTGAAGAAGATCCTGCGCGAGATCGTGCCGGACTCCGCCGGCGTCATCGTCCGGACGGCGGCCGAGGGGGCGAGCGAGGACGAGCTGCGCGCCGACATCGCCCGCCTGCAGGGGCAGTGGGCGGCCATCGAGAAGAAGTCGAAGTCCGCGTCCGCCCCGGCCCTGCTCCAGGGCGAGCCGGACATGGCCATCCGCGTGGTCCGCGACATCTTCAACGACGACTTCTCCTCGCTCGTCGTCGCGGGCGCCGAGGCGTGGTCCACCATCTCGTCGTACATCGACGAGCTGGCTCCGGACCTCGCGCAGAAGGTGTCCCGCTGGGAGTCCGACGCCGACGTGTTCGCCGCGCACCGCATCGACGAGCAGCTGGCCAAGGGCATGGACCGCAAGGTCTGGCTGCCCTCGGGCGGTTCGCTCGTGATCGACCGCACGGAGGCCATGACGGTCGTCGACGTCAACACGGGCAAGTTCACCGGCTCGGGCGGCACGCTCGAGGAGACGGTGACCCGCAACAACCTCGAGGCCGCCGAGGAGATCGTGCGTCAGCTCCGGCTGCGCGACATCGGCGGCATCATCGTCATCGACTTCATCGACATGGTGCTCGAGTCCAACCGTGACCTCGTGCTCCGCCGGCTGGTCGAGTGCCTGGGCCGGGACCGGACCAAGCACCAGGTCGCCGAGGTCACCTCGCTCGGCCTGGTCCAGATGACCCGCAAGCGGGTGGGCCAGGGGCTGGTCGAGGCGTTCAGCGAGACGTGCGAGCACTGCCACGGGCGCGGCTTCATCGTGCACGAGGACCCGATCGAGAAGAACAACCAGCGTCCTGACGCCGGGGCGCCGCAGCAGCCCGTCGCCTCGGAAGGGGACGCCAAGCGGTCCCGCCGCAAGCGTGGCGGCGCCAAGGAGACGGTCGCCCACGTCCTGCACGCAGGGGTGCCCGTCCTGCCCGAGGCGCGGGAGGCCGTCAAGGCCACGCTCGCCACGATCGCGGCGGCGGCGGCGCACGCTCACGACCACGACCCCCAGGTGCCGGCGGCGCCCGAGGTCGACGGCGATGCCGCGGCCGAGGAGACCAAGGCCCCGGGCCTGGACGTGCTCGCCGAGCTCTCGGCCGGACGCGCGCAGGCCGAGCCCGACGCCGGGGGCGGCGCGGCGACGCCGAGCGACGAGCTCGAGCTGACGGCGGTCCCCGCCGACGTGTTCGAGGCCGACGACGTCGACGAGGTCGACGACGACAGTGATGCCAGCTGGGTCGGCGGCGCCGACCGCACGCAGGACTGA
- a CDS encoding cytochrome ubiquinol oxidase subunit I, which translates to MDTLDVARWQFGITTVYHFIFVPLTIGLAPLVAGMQTAWVRTGNERWLRLTKFFGKLLLINFAIGVATGIVQEFQFGMAWSEYSRFVGDVFGAPLAMEALAAFFVESTFLGLWIFGWDKLPKKIHLACIWAVAIATNLSAYFILAANSWMQHPVGATFNAERGRAEMTDIGAVLSNNTLLAAFPHTISAAFLTAGTFVAGIAAWWMVRLVRAGQADKARDVYRPAVVLGVVVMLVSGIGVAVSGDAQAKLMFEQQPTKMAAAEALCETESGVAFSILAVGPLGTGANCDKVTHLISIPGALSFMATGDFDSTLQGTDELQREYTEKFGYTTADGQPVSYIPNLAITYWSFRLMIGFALGSAALALVALWVTRKGRVSGNVWVGRLGIAAIATPFLASSFGWIFTEMGRQPWVVAPNPNPGGVDGVWLLTARGVSTVTSTGTVLTSLIAFTLLYGVLAVFWYRLMHRYAIEGVADTEHDPSPDNPDNDPDGAADRPLSFAY; encoded by the coding sequence GTGGACACCCTCGACGTGGCGCGCTGGCAGTTCGGCATCACGACCGTCTACCACTTCATCTTCGTCCCGCTGACGATCGGCCTGGCGCCGCTGGTCGCGGGCATGCAGACGGCCTGGGTGCGGACCGGCAACGAACGCTGGCTGCGGCTGACCAAGTTCTTCGGCAAGCTCCTGCTGATCAACTTCGCGATCGGCGTGGCCACCGGCATCGTCCAGGAGTTCCAGTTCGGGATGGCGTGGAGCGAGTACTCGCGGTTCGTCGGCGACGTGTTCGGCGCGCCCCTGGCGATGGAGGCCCTCGCCGCGTTCTTCGTGGAGTCGACGTTCCTCGGGCTGTGGATCTTCGGCTGGGACAAGCTGCCCAAGAAGATCCACCTCGCCTGCATCTGGGCGGTCGCGATCGCCACCAACCTGTCGGCGTACTTCATCCTGGCCGCGAACTCGTGGATGCAGCACCCGGTCGGCGCCACGTTCAACGCGGAGCGCGGGCGGGCCGAGATGACCGACATCGGCGCCGTGCTGTCCAACAACACGCTGCTCGCGGCGTTCCCGCACACGATCTCCGCCGCGTTCCTCACCGCGGGGACCTTCGTCGCGGGCATCGCCGCGTGGTGGATGGTCCGGCTGGTGCGCGCCGGTCAGGCCGACAAGGCGCGCGACGTCTACCGGCCGGCCGTGGTGCTCGGCGTGGTGGTCATGCTCGTCTCGGGCATCGGCGTGGCCGTCTCCGGCGACGCGCAGGCCAAGCTCATGTTCGAGCAGCAGCCGACCAAGATGGCTGCCGCCGAGGCGCTGTGCGAGACGGAGTCGGGCGTGGCGTTCTCGATCCTCGCCGTGGGCCCGCTCGGCACGGGCGCCAACTGCGACAAGGTCACGCACCTGATCTCGATCCCCGGCGCGCTGTCGTTCATGGCCACCGGCGACTTCGACTCCACGCTGCAGGGCACCGACGAGCTGCAGCGCGAGTACACCGAGAAGTTCGGGTACACCACCGCGGACGGGCAGCCCGTCAGCTACATCCCCAACCTCGCCATCACGTACTGGTCGTTCCGGCTCATGATCGGCTTCGCGCTCGGCTCCGCCGCGCTCGCCCTCGTCGCCCTGTGGGTCACCCGCAAGGGGCGCGTGAGCGGCAACGTGTGGGTCGGCAGGCTCGGCATCGCCGCCATCGCGACCCCGTTCCTGGCCTCGTCGTTCGGGTGGATCTTCACCGAGATGGGCCGCCAGCCGTGGGTCGTCGCGCCCAACCCGAACCCCGGCGGCGTCGACGGCGTCTGGCTGCTCACCGCGCGGGGCGTGTCCACGGTGACGAGCACGGGGACCGTCCTGACGAGCCTCATCGCGTTCACCCTGCTCTACGGCGTCCTGGCCGTGTTCTGGTACCGCCTCATGCACCGCTACGCGATCGAGGGCGTCGCGGACACCGAGCACGACCCCAGCCCGGACAACCCCGACAACGACCCGGACGGCGCGGCCGACCGTCCGCTGTCGTTCGCGTACTGA
- the cydB gene encoding cytochrome d ubiquinol oxidase subunit II, whose protein sequence is MELTTVWFLLIAVLWTGYLVLEGFDFGVGMLLGLLSRGDRAAKDRDRRVMINTIGPVWDGNEVWLLTAGGATFAAFPEWYATMFSGFYLPLLLILLALIVRVVSFEWRGKINDDRWRALADRSLMVGSWVPAVLWGVAFANLVRGVQLDAEHQYVGGFWALLNPFALLGGATTALIFLTHGAVFLALKSDGEIRARAGAFAARSSLLTLLVAGVWAVWAQLAYSVPWTWAAVVVAAGALVVLVAATQRRREGLAFIASAVAIVAAVVLIFGSMYPDVMPAFDPANSLTVTNASSTDYTLTVMTWVAVALTPLVLIYQGWTYWVFRKRVSSAHIPEHTGLTFAKVPALNKPSSSDQ, encoded by the coding sequence ATGGAGCTCACCACCGTCTGGTTCCTGCTCATCGCGGTCCTGTGGACCGGGTACCTCGTGCTCGAGGGGTTCGACTTCGGCGTCGGGATGCTGCTCGGGCTGCTGTCGCGCGGCGACCGCGCGGCCAAGGACCGCGACCGCCGCGTCATGATCAACACGATCGGACCCGTCTGGGACGGCAACGAGGTGTGGCTGCTCACCGCCGGCGGTGCCACGTTCGCGGCGTTCCCGGAGTGGTACGCGACCATGTTCTCGGGCTTCTACCTGCCGCTGCTGCTCATCCTGCTGGCGCTCATCGTCCGCGTCGTGTCGTTCGAGTGGCGGGGCAAGATCAACGACGACCGCTGGCGGGCGCTGGCCGACCGCAGCCTCATGGTGGGCTCCTGGGTCCCGGCGGTGCTCTGGGGCGTGGCGTTCGCCAACCTGGTCCGCGGCGTCCAGCTCGACGCCGAGCACCAGTACGTCGGCGGGTTCTGGGCACTGCTCAACCCGTTCGCCCTGCTTGGCGGCGCGACGACCGCCCTGATCTTCCTCACCCACGGCGCGGTGTTCCTCGCCCTGAAGTCGGACGGCGAGATCCGCGCCCGCGCCGGGGCGTTCGCCGCGCGGTCGTCGCTGCTCACCCTGCTGGTCGCCGGGGTCTGGGCCGTCTGGGCGCAGCTGGCGTACTCGGTGCCGTGGACGTGGGCGGCCGTCGTCGTCGCTGCCGGTGCGCTCGTGGTGCTGGTCGCCGCGACGCAGCGCCGCAGGGAAGGCCTCGCGTTCATCGCCTCCGCGGTCGCGATCGTCGCCGCCGTGGTGCTCATCTTCGGCTCGATGTACCCCGACGTCATGCCCGCGTTCGACCCCGCCAACTCGCTGACGGTGACCAACGCGTCCTCGACCGACTACACGCTCACCGTGATGACCTGGGTGGCGGTGGCGCTCACCCCGCTCGTGCTGATCTACCAGGGCTGGACGTACTGGGTGTTCCGGAAGCGGGTCTCGTCGGCGCACATCCCCGAGCACACCGGCCTGACCTTCGCCAAGGTGCCCGCCCTGAACAAGCCGTCGTCCAGCGACCAGTGA
- the cydD gene encoding thiol reductant ABC exporter subunit CydD: MRPLDPRLLRHARAARGYVALTAALGVLTAALVVAQAVLLAHALGDAVTDGVSLTVLGPTVAWLAAVVLARALVTAVQERFAHRAATRTVAELREQVVAHAVALGPRWLASGEGPRVVTLATRGLDALEPYFVRYLPQLVLAATVTPGVLLVVLGLDWISAAILFVVLPLVPIFMVLVGRLTEGRSERGLASMQRLGAQVLDLLAGLPTLRAHGRERGPGARVRSLGDAHRRATMGTLRVAFLSGMVLELLTTLSVALVAVGIGLRLVEGDLDLVTGIAVLVLAPEVFLPLRQVGVQFHAAADGVAAAGQAFEVLETPVPPVGSLPAPDLRTATLRLEGVGVRTGGGSTPHALDVVLRPGTVVALTGPSGVGKTTAVEVALGLLRPDVGRASVDGVDLVDLDLQSLWAQVSWLPQRPVLEPGTVAQLVGGDEPARRAAAALTGLDAVLATLPDGWSTVLGRGGEGLSLGQRQRVALTRTLVESTPLVVLDEPTAHLDAAGEQVVLDTVRALRDAGRTVLLVAHRASLVAAADEVVRVRSAAPVPA; encoded by the coding sequence GTGAGGCCGCTCGACCCGCGCCTGCTGCGGCACGCCCGGGCCGCTCGGGGGTACGTGGCACTGACGGCAGCGCTCGGGGTGCTCACCGCGGCGCTGGTCGTGGCGCAGGCGGTGCTGCTCGCCCACGCGCTCGGAGACGCGGTGACGGACGGGGTCTCGCTCACCGTCCTCGGTCCGACCGTCGCCTGGCTGGCTGCCGTGGTGCTCGCCCGGGCGCTGGTGACCGCGGTGCAGGAGCGCTTCGCGCACCGCGCCGCGACCCGCACGGTCGCCGAGCTGCGCGAGCAGGTCGTGGCGCACGCCGTGGCGCTGGGGCCCCGCTGGCTGGCGTCCGGCGAGGGTCCGCGCGTGGTGACCCTGGCCACGCGCGGCCTGGATGCCCTCGAGCCGTACTTCGTGCGGTACCTGCCGCAGCTGGTGCTCGCCGCGACGGTCACCCCGGGCGTCCTGCTGGTCGTGCTGGGCCTGGACTGGATCTCCGCCGCGATCCTGTTCGTCGTCCTCCCCCTGGTGCCGATCTTCATGGTCCTCGTCGGGCGGCTGACCGAGGGCCGCTCGGAGCGAGGTCTGGCCAGCATGCAGCGGCTCGGTGCCCAGGTGCTGGACCTGCTGGCCGGCCTGCCCACCCTGCGCGCCCACGGCCGCGAGCGCGGTCCGGGAGCACGGGTGCGGTCGCTCGGCGACGCCCACCGCCGCGCGACGATGGGGACCCTGCGGGTCGCGTTCCTGTCGGGCATGGTCCTGGAGCTCCTCACGACCCTGTCCGTGGCGCTGGTCGCCGTCGGGATCGGCCTGCGGCTGGTGGAGGGCGACCTCGACCTGGTCACGGGGATCGCGGTCCTCGTCCTGGCACCCGAGGTGTTCCTCCCCCTGCGTCAGGTGGGCGTGCAGTTCCACGCCGCGGCCGACGGGGTCGCGGCCGCCGGGCAGGCGTTCGAGGTGCTGGAGACCCCCGTGCCCCCGGTCGGCAGCCTGCCGGCCCCCGACCTGCGCACCGCGACGCTGCGTCTGGAGGGCGTCGGCGTGCGGACCGGGGGTGGGAGCACGCCGCACGCCCTGGACGTGGTGCTGCGCCCCGGGACTGTGGTGGCGCTCACCGGGCCGAGCGGCGTGGGCAAGACCACCGCGGTCGAGGTGGCGCTCGGGCTGCTCCGGCCGGACGTCGGACGCGCGTCGGTGGACGGGGTCGACCTGGTGGACCTCGACCTGCAGTCCCTCTGGGCACAGGTCTCATGGCTGCCGCAGCGCCCCGTGCTCGAGCCCGGGACCGTGGCGCAGCTGGTGGGCGGTGACGAACCCGCGCGACGGGCCGCGGCCGCGCTCACCGGGCTGGACGCGGTGCTCGCGACGCTGCCGGACGGCTGGTCCACCGTGCTCGGGCGCGGCGGCGAAGGACTCAGCCTCGGCCAGCGGCAGCGCGTCGCCCTGACGCGCACGCTCGTCGAGAGCACCCCGCTCGTCGTGCTCGACGAGCCGACCGCCCACCTGGACGCTGCCGGCGAGCAGGTGGTCCTGGACACGGTCCGCGCGCTGCGGGACGCCGGCCGGACCGTGCTGCTCGTCGCCCACCGCGCCTCGCTGGTCGCCGCGGCCGACGAGGTCGTGCGCGTGCGGTCGGCCGCACCGGTGCCCGCATGA
- the cydC gene encoding thiol reductant ABC exporter subunit CydC translates to MTRGTLRRAVRLLDIDPRRLALALLLGTLALGCGVALAAVSAWLIARASQMPPVLQLSVATVAVRAFGIGRGVLRYLERLVSHDVALRGMTQLRTTLYDRLATARPETLLRLRRGDLLARVGADVDTVGDVVVRGLLPAGVATLLGAGTVLAMSLFWPPAGLALAGCLLLAGVAGPVIAARAARTTEERALQSRADMTATALGLLDDAGPLVVAGRAPGELAALRDADRRLAVATDAGAGPAALAAGLGQLAVGLAVLAALVTGVPAVGAGLLTPVELAVVVLTPLAAFEATSLLPAAAIQVQRSRAAAARVLALLDAPTDPAPTDHGPAGPPLVAVDVAAGWPGAVPVVTGLDLELRPGRSVAIVGPSGTGKTTTLLTLAGLLPRRHGSLTLGGHDVDHLDRGTVVGAVVVGTEDAHVFGTTVLENLRVARGDVTEAEAVAVLARVGLDEWLDGLPDGLDTLLGPDARTVSGGERRRLLVARTLLSPAALLLVDEPAEHLDPQRADALVADLLDDPRGVVLVTHRLTPLAAADEILWLQDGLVRARGTHADLVASSPGYREALQRERAGDETEAERAR, encoded by the coding sequence ATGACGCGCGGGACGTTGCGCCGTGCGGTCCGCCTCCTCGACATCGACCCGAGGCGCCTGGCGCTGGCCCTCCTGCTCGGTACGCTCGCGCTCGGCTGCGGGGTGGCACTGGCCGCCGTGTCCGCCTGGCTCATCGCGCGGGCCTCCCAGATGCCGCCGGTGCTCCAGCTGTCCGTGGCGACCGTCGCGGTGCGCGCGTTCGGCATCGGGCGCGGCGTGCTGCGCTACCTCGAGCGGCTCGTGTCCCACGACGTCGCCCTGCGCGGCATGACCCAGCTGCGCACCACGCTGTACGACCGGCTCGCGACGGCGCGCCCGGAGACGCTGCTGCGCCTGCGCCGGGGAGACCTGCTCGCCCGCGTCGGTGCGGACGTCGACACGGTGGGGGACGTCGTCGTGCGCGGGCTGCTGCCCGCCGGGGTGGCGACGCTCCTGGGCGCGGGCACGGTGCTGGCGATGTCGTTGTTCTGGCCACCGGCCGGCCTCGCCCTGGCCGGGTGCCTCCTGCTCGCCGGGGTGGCAGGACCCGTGATCGCGGCCCGCGCGGCGCGGACCACGGAGGAGCGGGCGCTGCAGAGCCGGGCGGACATGACCGCGACGGCGCTCGGCCTCCTGGACGACGCCGGCCCCTTGGTGGTCGCCGGGCGCGCACCCGGCGAGCTGGCCGCCCTGCGGGACGCGGACCGCCGCCTGGCCGTCGCGACCGACGCCGGGGCCGGCCCCGCCGCGCTCGCCGCCGGCCTCGGACAGCTCGCCGTCGGCCTCGCGGTGCTGGCCGCCCTGGTCACCGGCGTGCCCGCGGTCGGCGCGGGCCTGCTGACCCCGGTCGAGCTCGCCGTCGTGGTCCTCACACCGCTCGCGGCCTTCGAGGCGACCTCACTCCTTCCCGCGGCCGCGATCCAGGTGCAGCGCTCACGTGCCGCGGCCGCGCGGGTCCTCGCCCTCCTGGACGCGCCGACCGACCCTGCGCCGACCGACCACGGCCCCGCCGGTCCCCCGCTCGTCGCGGTCGACGTCGCCGCCGGCTGGCCCGGAGCGGTCCCGGTGGTCACGGGGCTGGACCTCGAGCTGCGTCCCGGCCGCTCCGTGGCGATCGTCGGCCCGTCCGGCACGGGCAAGACCACGACGTTGCTGACCCTGGCCGGCCTGCTCCCCCGGCGCCACGGCTCGCTCACGCTCGGCGGCCACGACGTGGACCACCTGGACCGCGGGACCGTCGTCGGCGCCGTGGTCGTCGGGACCGAGGACGCCCACGTCTTCGGCACCACGGTGCTGGAGAACCTCCGCGTGGCGCGCGGCGACGTCACGGAGGCGGAGGCGGTCGCGGTACTCGCCCGCGTCGGGCTCGACGAGTGGCTCGACGGCCTGCCGGACGGGCTGGACACGCTGCTCGGCCCCGACGCCCGCACGGTCTCCGGCGGAGAGCGTCGCCGCCTGCTGGTAGCGCGGACGCTGCTCTCGCCCGCCGCGCTGCTCCTGGTGGACGAGCCCGCGGAGCACCTCGACCCGCAGCGGGCGGACGCGCTGGTGGCCGACCTGCTGGACGACCCGCGGGGGGTGGTGCTGGTCACGCACCGGCTGACCCCGCTGGCCGCCGCCGACGAGATCCTCTGGCTGCAGGACGGTCTCGTCCGTGCGCGCGGGACGCACGCGGACCTCGTCGCGTCGTCGCCCGGTTACCGTGAGGCGTTGCAGCGCGAACGCGCCGGCGACGAGACGGAGGCAGAACGTGCACGGTGA